CATATTGGGCATGATAAGCGTCAAACCGTTAAAAGGGGGGTAATTTTAGGGGAAAGGGTTTTAAGGAAATTACGTTAAAGGCTCAGCTCACTAAAGGTGGTTTAGGTCATGCGTACCGTCATCAACGTAACGCTCGACAACTTCGCTCATGAGGTTAAAGGCTTAGGGAAGGCGGGTTAAAACCTAAATTACAGTGGGTGTGGAGGCGTTTAGAATTGGCCGTCCTTAACTTCCAATCGTTTCGAGCTCAGGGCGTTTGATGGTAGGGCTTTAAGAGGGTTAACGTTTGCCTCGAATCGATAAGAGAAAGGGTGGGCTGTTCGCGTTCAAGGATGCCGCTTCGGAGATCTTGGAGGAGGTAAAGAAGGCCGTCTCCTCTGTGGATGAACGCGACGTGGAGAAGATGGTTGACTGGATAGTGAGGTCGAAAAGCCATAAGATCCTAATCATCGGCGCGGGTAGAAGCGGCCTAGTAGGCAAATCCTTCGCCATGAGGCTTATGCACCTAGGCTTCAACGTATACGTGTTAGGGGAAACCATAACCCCAGCGGTAGGTAACACGGATCTGATCATCGCCATCTCAGGCTCAGGATCCACTAAACTGGTTGTAACGGCGGCTGAGATCGGTAAAGATGTAGGCGCCAAGATCATCGCCATCACCTCCTACCCTGACTCTGAGCTCGGCAGGATCGCTGATCACGTAGTTCAGATTAAGGGTCGAACGAAAATCGCGTTGGAAACCGATTACTTCTTAAGGCAGATCACCGGAGTCCATGAACCCCTAGCCCCCTTGGGAACCATCTTCGAGGTTTCCTCCTCAGTATTCTTAGACAGCGTAATCGTCGAGCTGATGGTTAGGCTGGGCAAAACCGAGGAAGAAATGAAAAGCAGACACGCCACAATCGAATAGCCGCGGGGAGCGTGGAGTCGATGCGCTTGTTGATAAAGGGCTGCCGCTGGATCATCACCCAAGACGAGAATCGATCGGTGTTGAGGAACAAATCCATCATCGTGGAAGACGGGTTGATACGGGAAATCGTGGACAAGCCCTACGGGTCGTTCGACCACATCGTAGATGGTAAGGATAAGGCCGCCATGCCGGGCTTGATAAACACCCACACTCACCTCTCCATGACCCTTCTGAGAGGCTACGCTGACGACATGAAGTTGAAAGAATGGCTTGAAACCCGGATATGGCCCCTGGAGAGGAGGTTGACAGGTGAAATATGCTACGCAGGGGCCTTGCTCGGATGCTTGGAGATGATTAAAACCGGCACAACCTGCTTCCTAGACATGTACTTTCACACGGATCAAGTGGCGGCAGCCGCCTCTAAGGCTGGGCTGAGAGGATTCGTCTCCCACGCCCTCATCGACGTCATGCTAGGGGAGTCGGGCCGCGAGATCCGCCGTTTAATCCAAGACTCCTGGAACAGGGTGAAAGCCTTAAACAACCCGAGGATAGGTGTGGCTGTTTCACCCCACGCCCCTTACTCATGCTCAGAGGAAACATTGCTCACTGCGAAGGAGGTGGCTGTGGAAAACAACCTCATCCTCCACACCCATCTGGCGGAGACGAGGGGTGAGCAAGCCAGGTTCGAGGTTGAGAAAGGCGTAAGGGAAGTTGAGTACTTGGACAGGATTGGATTCCTATGCCCAAACCTCGTGGCCGCCCATGCCGTATGGCTGACTGGAAACGAGTTGAAAAAGATGGGTGAGAAGCGGTGTAAGGTGGCCCACTGCCCTGTTTCCAACATGAAGCTGGCTGAAGGGGGAGTAGCCCCCCTGCCTGAAATGTTTGAATGCGGAGTCAAAGTGGGGTTGGGAACCGACGGACCTGCCAGCAACAACTCCCTTGACATGTTCGAAACCATGAAGATATGCGCCCTCATCCATAAAGC
Above is a genomic segment from Candidatus Bathyarchaeia archaeon containing:
- the hxlB gene encoding 6-phospho-3-hexuloisomerase, whose amino-acid sequence is MPRIDKRKGGLFAFKDAASEILEEVKKAVSSVDERDVEKMVDWIVRSKSHKILIIGAGRSGLVGKSFAMRLMHLGFNVYVLGETITPAVGNTDLIIAISGSGSTKLVVTAAEIGKDVGAKIIAITSYPDSELGRIADHVVQIKGRTKIALETDYFLRQITGVHEPLAPLGTIFEVSSSVFLDSVIVELMVRLGKTEEEMKSRHATIE
- a CDS encoding amidohydrolase translates to MRLLIKGCRWIITQDENRSVLRNKSIIVEDGLIREIVDKPYGSFDHIVDGKDKAAMPGLINTHTHLSMTLLRGYADDMKLKEWLETRIWPLERRLTGEICYAGALLGCLEMIKTGTTCFLDMYFHTDQVAAAASKAGLRGFVSHALIDVMLGESGREIRRLIQDSWNRVKALNNPRIGVAVSPHAPYSCSEETLLTAKEVAVENNLILHTHLAETRGEQARFEVEKGVREVEYLDRIGFLCPNLVAAHAVWLTGNELKKMGEKRCKVAHCPVSNMKLAEGGVAPLPEMFECGVKVGLGTDGPASNNSLDMFETMKICALIHKAHRWDPTIIPAQRALDLATREAAEVLNIPHITGSLEPGKEADILLIDLKAPNMLPIHHPNTLISNLVYSAKGFNVDTTIVNGNILMENGEVKALREEEVYSQAQDAVERLLAEA